Proteins found in one Amphiura filiformis chromosome 14, Afil_fr2py, whole genome shotgun sequence genomic segment:
- the LOC140169366 gene encoding putative amidohydrolase YtcJ, whose amino-acid sequence MLDTIESIRNDPKPRWGTFFGWDPELISDLPILSKKFLDDNFATDVAIGVIGQSGHVAWANSKAFADAGVDESIEDANGGVFVRDGDGKLTGQLFEEPAIMRVMAYVPLPSAPEILKAIKDQNRYYASVGITTVTDLAYMPNEALDSALKLVFDKEDAPSLYRVEHPSKNEASSTNKTQKAVKSTNTIAACCPHLGFAAATQYKNQRQGGRYCHGERACEQVLRAYEQVLVDDPTNRCRHRMEHLGLMTVEQIARAGKVNIGLSFFVDHLRFYASVYKTDLFGEERVNRLTPLSEATKNGVTWTIHQDHPTYPGDADPFANMKTAITRTQRDDPTHPYGPEYCATIDEVLKAYTINAAWQLNLDAQLGSITVGKKADLVVLTENPYHKDPFKLEDIKVVETFLSGRRNNFAKMYSMGPGLNVMK is encoded by the exons ATGTTGGACACGATAGAATCCATCCGAAACGATCCAAAGCCAAGATGGGGAACCTTCTTTGGCTGGGATCCTGAACTTATTTCTGATCTTCCGATACTAAGCAAGAAGTTCTTAGACGACAACTTCGCTACTGATGTTGCCATTGGCGTTATTGGACAGAGTGGTCACGTGGCATGGGCTAATTCTAAAGCTTTTGCAGATGCCGGG GTTGACGAATCCATCGAGGATGCTAATGGTGGAGTCTTCGTCAGGGATGGAGATGGTAAATTAACTGGTCAATTGTTCGAAGAACCTGCTATCATGAGAGTCATGGCTTATGTTCCTCTTCCTTCTGCTCCAGAGATCCTCAAAGCTATCAAGGATCAGAATAGATACTATGCGTCAGTTGGTATCACTACGGTGACAGATTTGGCGTACATGCCGAATGAGGCCTTAGATTCAgctttgaaattagtctttgatAAGGAAGATGCCCCCA GTTTGTATCGTGTGGAACATCCTAGTAAAAATGAGGCATCTAGTACTAACAAGACACAGAAGGCCGTAAAATCCACCAACACAATCGCAGCTTGCTGTCCTCACCTTGGTTTTGCTGCGGCCACACAGTACAAAAATCAAAGACAAGGG GGACGATATTGTCATGGAGAGAGAGCTTGTGAACAGGTGTTGAGAGCCTATGAACAG GTTCTTGTTGACGACCCCACCAATCGTTGTCGTCACCGTATGGAGCATCTTGGACTCATGACTGTGGAACAGATTGCCCGCGCAGGAAAAGTCAACATTGGGCTGTCATTCTTCGTGGACCATCTACGCTTTTATGCCAGTGTTTATAAGACTGACTTATTTGGAGAAGAGCGAGTCAACCGTTTGACACCACTGTCAGAGGCTACGAAGAATGGAGTCACTTGGACTATCCACCAG GATCATCCAACATACCCAGGTGACGCCGATCCTTTCGCCAACATGAAGACTGCCATTACCCGTACACAGCGCGACGACCCTACCCACCCATACGGTCCTGAATACTGCGCCACTATTGACGAGGTTCTCAAGGCTTACACCATCAATGCGGCATGGCAGCTAAACCTAGACGCCCAACTTGGCTCCATCACAGTGGGTAAAAAAGCTGACTTGGTGGTGTTGACTGAGAATCCCTACCACAAAGATCCTTTCAAGCTGGAAGATATTAAGGTCGTGGAGACATTCCTGAGTGGACGTCGTAATAATTTCGCCAAGATGTATAGTATGGGTCCAGGACTTaatgtcatgaaatga